A section of the Stenotrophomonas sp. 364 genome encodes:
- a CDS encoding LysR family transcriptional regulator: MSSQPPLSAVVAFARVSERASFTRAADDLGVSPSALSQTVRALEASLGVRLLHRTTRRVGLTEHGARFLARVSQGLAQIEAAFVDLDSVRAVPAGKLRINVPRVAAELLVLPHLPSFLARYPQVEVELFVEPGLADLVAGGFDAGIRLGESLARDMIAVPIGPLERQVVVATPDYFARHGEPQTPAALVDHACIVHRLSTGRLMPWEFSRNGRDFDVAVSGPLVFNDTGLIHAAVRAGLGMGQAFEAVVAADVAAGRLRCVLQDWQQPFAGFHLYYPAREQMAPKLRVFIDHLRQALDAR, translated from the coding sequence ATGTCCTCCCAGCCCCCGCTGTCTGCCGTGGTTGCCTTCGCCCGGGTATCCGAGCGCGCCAGCTTCACCCGCGCCGCTGATGACCTGGGCGTCTCGCCGTCGGCGCTGTCGCAGACCGTGCGCGCGCTGGAGGCCAGCCTGGGCGTGCGCCTGCTGCACCGGACCACGCGCCGGGTGGGCCTGACCGAACACGGCGCGCGCTTCCTGGCGCGTGTGAGCCAAGGCCTGGCGCAGATCGAGGCCGCGTTCGTGGACCTGGACAGCGTGCGTGCGGTACCGGCCGGCAAACTGCGCATCAACGTGCCGCGCGTGGCCGCCGAACTGCTGGTGCTGCCGCACCTGCCCAGTTTCCTGGCGCGGTATCCGCAGGTGGAGGTGGAGCTGTTCGTGGAGCCGGGGTTGGCCGATCTGGTCGCCGGTGGCTTCGACGCCGGCATCCGGCTGGGCGAATCGCTGGCGCGCGACATGATCGCCGTGCCGATCGGCCCGCTGGAGCGGCAGGTGGTGGTGGCCACGCCTGACTACTTCGCGCGCCACGGCGAACCGCAGACGCCGGCCGCGCTGGTCGACCACGCCTGCATCGTGCACCGGCTCAGCACCGGCCGGCTGATGCCCTGGGAGTTCAGCCGTAACGGCCGCGATTTCGACGTGGCGGTGAGCGGGCCGCTGGTGTTCAACGACACCGGCCTGATCCACGCGGCGGTGCGGGCCGGGTTGGGCATGGGCCAGGCCTTTGAGGCCGTGGTGGCCGCCGACGTGGCCGCCGGGCGCCTGCGCTGCGTGCTGCAGGACTGGCAGCAGCCGTTCGCGGGATTCCACCTGTACTACCCGGCGCGCGAGCAGATGGCGCCGAAGCTGCGGGTGTTCATCGACCACCTGCGGCAGGCGTTGGACGCGCGCTGA